The following coding sequences are from one Ruminococcus flavefaciens AE3010 window:
- the lysS gene encoding lysine--tRNA ligase, which translates to MSENQVNSPVQAEEEPAQDINVLKKDRLDKLADLRELGHDPFVITKFDVTGHAADYKKEYEAKEAEILAAVGDDEEKKNAELEKLNENIIRIAGRIMSWRDMGKANFIDVRDKTDRIQVYVRSNDVGADLFKEFKKKWDIGDIIGVEGYVFRTRKGEISIHAKNITLLTKSLLPLPEKWHGLKDTDTRYRQRYLDLVINPEVKDTFIKRSMIISSIRRYLDNQGFMEVETPMLVSNAGGAAARPFETHYNALDEDVKLRISLELYLKRLIVGGLERVYEIGRVFRNEGVDTRHNPEFTLMELYQAYTDYYGMMDLTENMFRHVAQEVCGTTCVPYGEHMIDLGKPFERLTMINAVKKYSGVDFNEIKTLEEARKIADEKGVEYEDRHKRGDILNLFFEAYVEEHLIQPTFIMDHPIEISPLTKKKPDAPEYVERFELFITGREMCNAYSELNDPIDQRERFKAQEEALSQGDEEANRTDEDFLNALEIGMPPTGGIGYGIDRLVMLLTNSPSIRDVLLFPTLKSLDK; encoded by the coding sequence ATGAGCGAAAATCAGGTAAATTCACCTGTTCAGGCCGAGGAAGAGCCTGCTCAGGATATAAATGTATTAAAGAAGGACAGACTCGACAAGCTGGCTGACCTCCGCGAGCTGGGTCACGACCCCTTTGTTATCACCAAGTTCGATGTAACAGGTCACGCTGCCGACTACAAGAAGGAGTATGAGGCTAAGGAAGCCGAGATACTTGCTGCTGTCGGCGATGACGAGGAGAAGAAGAATGCCGAGCTTGAAAAGCTCAATGAGAATATTATCCGTATCGCAGGCCGTATCATGAGCTGGAGAGATATGGGTAAGGCTAACTTCATCGATGTCCGCGACAAGACCGACCGTATACAGGTATACGTTCGTTCAAACGACGTTGGCGCAGACCTGTTCAAGGAATTCAAGAAGAAATGGGATATCGGCGATATCATCGGCGTTGAGGGCTATGTGTTCAGAACACGCAAGGGCGAGATATCTATCCACGCAAAGAATATCACCCTTCTTACAAAGTCTCTGCTCCCTCTCCCCGAGAAGTGGCACGGACTGAAGGACACAGATACAAGATACCGTCAGCGCTATCTCGACCTGGTTATCAATCCCGAGGTAAAAGACACATTCATCAAGCGCTCAATGATAATCTCATCTATCAGACGCTACCTTGATAATCAGGGCTTCATGGAAGTTGAGACACCTATGCTTGTCTCCAACGCAGGCGGCGCAGCTGCAAGACCATTCGAGACACACTACAATGCTCTCGATGAAGATGTTAAGCTCCGTATCAGCCTTGAGCTCTACTTAAAGAGACTTATCGTAGGCGGTCTTGAGAGAGTTTACGAAATAGGCAGAGTTTTCAGAAACGAGGGCGTTGACACCCGTCACAACCCCGAGTTCACACTTATGGAGCTCTATCAGGCATATACAGACTACTATGGCATGATGGACCTTACCGAGAATATGTTCCGTCACGTTGCTCAGGAGGTTTGCGGTACAACCTGCGTTCCCTACGGCGAGCACATGATCGACCTTGGCAAGCCTTTCGAGCGCCTTACAATGATAAACGCTGTAAAGAAGTACTCAGGCGTTGACTTCAACGAGATAAAGACTCTTGAAGAAGCACGCAAGATAGCTGACGAAAAGGGCGTAGAGTACGAAGACCGCCACAAGCGCGGCGATATCCTCAACCTCTTCTTTGAGGCTTATGTTGAGGAGCACCTCATTCAGCCTACATTCATCATGGATCACCCCATTGAGATATCACCTCTCACAAAGAAAAAGCCCGATGCTCCCGAGTATGTTGAGCGTTTCGAGCTGTTCATCACAGGTCGTGAGATGTGCAACGCTTACTCCGAGCTGAACGATCCTATCGACCAGCGTGAGCGCTTCAAGGCTCAGGAAGAGGCTCTCAGTCAGGGCGACGAGGAAGCAAACCGCACAGATGAGGACTTCCTCAATGCACTTGAAATTGGTATGCCTCCTACGGGCGGTATCGGCTACGGCATTGACCGTCTGGTAATGCTGCTCACAAACAGCCCGTCTATCAGAGATGTACTTCTCTTCCCCACACTTAAAAGTCTTGACAAGTAA
- the greA gene encoding transcription elongation factor GreA encodes MATKKMSRESYEKLVAELDDLKINKRKEVAERLKVARSYGDLSENAEYDEAKNEQAILEAHIQELQYTIDNAEIVDDESISVDEIGMSSKITIKRVDTGKIETFTIVGTNHANVREGLISDESPIGKAAMKKRVGDIFIVEAPAGELKFEVVEISK; translated from the coding sequence ATGGCTACAAAGAAGATGTCCAGAGAAAGCTACGAAAAGCTCGTCGCTGAGCTCGATGACCTCAAGATCAATAAACGTAAGGAAGTCGCTGAAAGACTTAAAGTTGCCCGTTCCTACGGAGACCTCTCCGAGAACGCCGAGTACGATGAGGCTAAAAACGAACAGGCTATCCTCGAAGCTCACATTCAGGAACTCCAGTATACTATCGACAACGCTGAGATCGTTGACGACGAGAGCATTTCCGTTGACGAGATCGGTATGAGCTCCAAGATAACCATCAAGCGCGTTGACACAGGCAAGATCGAGACCTTCACTATCGTTGGTACAAACCACGCTAATGTCCGCGAGGGTCTTATCTCTGACGAATCACCTATCGGCAAGGCTGCTATGAAAAAGAGAGTGGGCGATATCTTCATCGTTGAAGCTCCCGCAGGCGAGCTCAAGTTCGAGGTCGTAGAGATCTCAAAGTAA